One window of the Natrinema sp. CBA1119 genome contains the following:
- a CDS encoding enoyl-CoA hydratase/isomerase family protein, whose amino-acid sequence MSSFDNISVTTAETNDRIARVSLDNEAQHNTLDLRTIQELDDAFTAADRDAEIDAIVLGTTGDVFCSGADLGDLTEMAFEEGTRWMSQYFETIDVLRDTGKPTVAAIEGVCAAGGNELAMGCDLIVAGESAKFGQPEVGVGSTAAGGGVQLLPLLVGEKRAREMLLLGEMYPASQMQEWGLVNRVVDDGGARDEAVSLANDIVSNKSPQAYRAIKTIMKTWTNIGMVNQEMARDMTAAVWDSEEFRDRAEAFVDREEQTPRSFTGSQPVDRE is encoded by the coding sequence ATGTCATCCTTTGACAATATATCGGTGACGACGGCCGAGACGAACGACAGAATCGCCCGCGTCTCGCTCGATAACGAGGCCCAGCACAACACGCTCGATCTGCGGACGATCCAGGAGTTAGACGACGCCTTCACGGCGGCCGACCGCGACGCGGAGATCGATGCGATCGTCCTCGGGACGACTGGCGATGTCTTCTGTTCGGGAGCCGACCTCGGCGATCTAACCGAGATGGCGTTCGAGGAGGGAACGCGCTGGATGAGCCAGTACTTCGAGACGATCGACGTACTCAGGGACACGGGCAAGCCCACGGTCGCCGCCATCGAAGGGGTTTGCGCCGCCGGCGGCAACGAGCTCGCGATGGGGTGTGACCTGATCGTCGCGGGCGAATCGGCCAAGTTCGGGCAGCCCGAAGTCGGTGTCGGCTCGACCGCTGCCGGCGGCGGCGTGCAACTGCTCCCGCTGCTCGTCGGTGAGAAACGGGCGCGAGAGATGCTGCTGCTCGGGGAGATGTATCCCGCGTCGCAGATGCAGGAGTGGGGACTGGTCAACCGCGTCGTCGATGACGGGGGCGCTCGAGACGAGGCGGTCTCCCTCGCGAACGACATTGTCTCCAACAAAAGCCCGCAGGCGTACCGCGCCATCAAGACGATCATGAAGACCTGGACGAACATCGGCATGGTCAATCAGGAGATGGCTCGAGACATGACGGCCGCGGTCTGGGACTCCGAGGAGTTCCGCGACCGCGCCGAGGCGTTCGTCGACAGGGAGGAACAGACTCCGCGATCGTTCACCGGATCGCAACCCGTGGACAGGGAGTGA
- a CDS encoding Zn-ribbon domain-containing OB-fold protein, giving the protein MADKPVPTPSEDTARFWDACNDGRFIVQRCTDCGHERFYPAAACPNCWHTASEEVELDGSGTVESFTVVHRAPTEAFEGETPYVVALVAMGADVTVMANVLAEPAAVSVGDPVELIWEERGDQQLYQFELAE; this is encoded by the coding sequence ATGGCCGACAAACCCGTCCCGACGCCGTCGGAAGACACGGCCCGATTCTGGGACGCTTGCAACGACGGGCGGTTCATCGTCCAGCGATGTACCGACTGCGGTCACGAGCGATTTTACCCGGCGGCCGCCTGCCCGAACTGCTGGCACACGGCGTCCGAAGAAGTCGAACTGGACGGGAGCGGAACCGTCGAATCGTTCACCGTCGTCCACCGCGCTCCGACGGAGGCGTTCGAGGGGGAGACACCGTACGTCGTCGCGCTCGTCGCGATGGGGGCTGATGTGACGGTGATGGCGAACGTCCTCGCGGAGCCGGCGGCCGTCTCCGTCGGCGATCCGGTGGAGCTGATCTGGGAGGAACGCGGCGACCAGCAGCTGTACCAGTTCGAACTCGCGGAGTGA
- a CDS encoding acyl-CoA dehydrogenase family protein translates to MIIDNNPSLRMWRDIVHEFMDEKIGVEYCRECYANREYPHRIYDGVVENDWIGLLVPEEYGGQGGDMIEQVILLEALGKYGYDLGIPVAISSFSYGNLIEYGTEEQKQRFIPKLLDGEVRFSIGVSESGTGSDAASLQTRAERDGDHYVVNGEKMWQSAAHVDGNIINLYVRTDPDAEKHEGISALLVPNDLDGIEMTKLDTVVRKATGTNQVFFDDVRVTAENRLGAEGQGWEILTDHFANERTQISAAMVGNAQTVVDTALEYALEREQFGTSIAEFQTIKHRLADMQTEVDAARQLVYHAAEHIDHGTSPRRLAAQAKLKASETFQTVAQQGMQIMGGAGFLPENDMERYWREGKISTIGGGTSEIQRSIIASDMLENR, encoded by the coding sequence GTGATAATTGATAACAATCCATCCCTCCGAATGTGGCGGGACATCGTCCACGAGTTCATGGACGAGAAAATCGGCGTCGAGTACTGTCGGGAGTGCTACGCGAACCGGGAGTATCCACACCGAATCTACGACGGTGTCGTCGAAAACGACTGGATCGGGTTGCTCGTCCCGGAGGAGTACGGCGGGCAGGGCGGCGATATGATCGAACAGGTGATCCTGCTCGAGGCGCTGGGCAAGTACGGCTACGATCTCGGCATCCCGGTCGCTATCTCGTCGTTTTCGTACGGAAACCTCATCGAGTATGGGACCGAAGAACAGAAACAACGGTTCATTCCGAAGTTGCTCGACGGCGAGGTTCGGTTCTCGATCGGCGTCTCCGAATCCGGCACCGGAAGCGACGCCGCGAGTCTGCAGACGAGAGCTGAACGGGACGGCGACCACTACGTCGTCAACGGAGAGAAGATGTGGCAGTCGGCCGCTCACGTCGACGGAAACATCATCAACTTGTACGTTCGGACCGATCCGGACGCGGAGAAACACGAGGGGATCAGCGCGCTCCTCGTTCCGAACGACCTCGACGGTATCGAGATGACCAAACTCGACACCGTCGTTCGCAAGGCGACGGGCACGAATCAGGTCTTCTTCGACGACGTCCGGGTGACCGCCGAGAACCGCCTCGGCGCGGAAGGACAGGGCTGGGAGATACTCACGGACCATTTCGCGAACGAACGGACCCAGATTTCGGCCGCGATGGTTGGCAACGCCCAGACGGTCGTCGACACGGCGCTCGAGTACGCGCTGGAACGGGAACAGTTCGGCACCTCGATCGCCGAGTTCCAGACCATCAAACACCGGCTCGCGGACATGCAGACGGAGGTCGACGCCGCGCGCCAACTCGTGTACCACGCGGCGGAACACATCGATCATGGCACCAGCCCTCGTCGCCTCGCCGCACAGGCCAAACTCAAGGCCAGCGAGACGTTTCAGACGGTCGCGCAGCAGGGGATGCAGATCATGGGCGGTGCCGGATTTCTCCCCGAGAACGACATGGAACGCTACTGGCGCGAGGGGAAGATTTCCACCATCGGCGGCGGGACCAGCGAGATCCAGCGCTCCATCATCGCGAGCGATATGCTCGAGAATCGATGA
- a CDS encoding MaoC family dehydratase, whose product MPKLFEDLDEGETFESGTHTVTKSEIVSFAEQFDPQPFHVDEAAAEDSMFGGLVASGLHTLSLATRLTVDDCLSEIANMGGSGMDELRWYTPVRPGDTLTVRAEILEKTPSDSHSDRGYVDFKRRVYNDDGDEVMSVISHNIVRRRAADEDS is encoded by the coding sequence ATGCCGAAGTTATTCGAAGACCTGGACGAAGGAGAGACGTTCGAGAGCGGAACGCACACGGTGACGAAATCGGAGATCGTCTCGTTCGCGGAACAGTTCGATCCGCAGCCGTTTCACGTCGACGAAGCGGCGGCCGAGGACTCGATGTTCGGCGGGTTAGTCGCCAGCGGACTGCACACGCTCAGTCTCGCAACCCGGCTGACCGTCGACGACTGCCTCAGCGAAATAGCAAACATGGGCGGTAGCGGCATGGACGAACTTCGGTGGTACACGCCGGTTCGTCCCGGCGACACGCTCACCGTTCGCGCGGAGATCCTCGAGAAGACGCCGAGCGACAGCCACTCTGATCGCGGATACGTCGACTTCAAGCGTCGGGTCTATAACGACGACGGAGACGAAGTGATGTCGGTCATCTCGCACAACATCGTTCGGCGACGAGCGGCCGACGAGGACAGCTGA
- a CDS encoding carboxymuconolactone decarboxylase family protein: MARIPLPRQSALPAEYQYLLSEDALGELELLQAIGSNPPVLQTYMRHGTALWEHAGLTSREVELVILTIARELENEYEWHQHVGLARDVGVEHEEIRAIGTDRVDEFDTADSALLRYAKLAVRRSVDDEAHAEIGAHFDDETIAGMASLVGHYLGTAVVIDALSLRPETAFVGWEPDDETIETYDRDDE, from the coding sequence ATGGCTCGCATCCCGCTCCCGCGACAGTCGGCTCTCCCGGCGGAGTATCAGTATCTCCTGAGCGAAGACGCGCTCGGCGAACTCGAATTGCTGCAGGCGATCGGCTCCAACCCGCCGGTCCTCCAGACGTACATGCGCCACGGGACCGCACTGTGGGAACACGCCGGACTTACCTCACGGGAGGTCGAACTGGTTATTCTGACGATCGCTCGAGAACTGGAAAACGAGTACGAGTGGCACCAGCACGTCGGCCTCGCTCGAGACGTCGGCGTCGAGCACGAGGAGATCAGAGCGATCGGCACCGACCGCGTCGACGAGTTCGACACCGCCGACAGCGCGTTGCTCAGGTACGCGAAACTCGCTGTGAGACGGTCGGTCGACGACGAGGCGCACGCGGAGATCGGTGCCCACTTCGACGACGAGACGATCGCGGGTATGGCGTCGCTGGTCGGCCACTACCTCGGCACTGCCGTCGTCATCGACGCGCTCTCGTTGCGTCCGGAGACCGCGTTCGTCGGCTGGGAGCCCGACGACGAGACGATCGAGACGTACGATCGCGACGACGAGTAG
- a CDS encoding acyl-CoA dehydrogenase family protein — MDFELSDEQRLIRSEIQDLCDQFGDEYWREKDMQHEFGWEFYEEFADGGWCGVTIPEEYGGQGYGVQEASIIQQEIARSGAAMAGTSITSHHVFSAAPLVEYGSDDHKERYLPDIADGAVMVCTGVTEPNAGTDTSQIETFAERDGDEYVVNGQKIWTSKAQEADVIMLLARTQPRESSDRFGGLTLFFTEFNKDMDSVDVSEIPKAGRGAADSNEVWFDDFRVPAADRIGEEGNGFKYLLSFANSERISIAANAVGTGQAALETAASYAREREVFDNSIGTYQAIQHPLADSWTKLTQAELMIRKAAWLYDNDKNSGPEANAVKLRASEDAIEACERAVRVHGGMGYAREYDVERYWREVMINVLAPISNEMVKNYIAQHVLDLPRSY; from the coding sequence ATGGACTTCGAGCTCAGCGATGAGCAACGACTCATCAGAAGCGAGATTCAGGACCTCTGCGACCAATTCGGCGACGAGTACTGGCGCGAAAAGGACATGCAACACGAGTTCGGGTGGGAGTTCTACGAGGAGTTCGCCGACGGCGGCTGGTGCGGCGTCACGATTCCGGAGGAGTACGGCGGACAGGGGTACGGCGTTCAGGAGGCGAGCATCATCCAGCAGGAGATCGCCCGCTCCGGCGCTGCGATGGCCGGCACGTCGATCACGTCACACCACGTCTTCAGCGCTGCCCCGCTGGTGGAGTACGGGTCGGACGATCACAAGGAACGGTACCTGCCGGATATCGCCGATGGAGCGGTCATGGTCTGTACGGGCGTCACGGAACCGAACGCGGGGACCGATACGTCACAGATCGAGACGTTCGCGGAGCGAGACGGCGACGAATACGTCGTGAACGGCCAGAAGATTTGGACCTCGAAGGCGCAGGAGGCGGACGTCATCATGCTCCTCGCGCGGACGCAACCGCGCGAGTCGAGCGACCGGTTCGGCGGCCTCACGCTGTTTTTCACCGAGTTCAACAAGGACATGGACAGCGTCGACGTGAGCGAGATCCCGAAGGCCGGCCGCGGCGCGGCGGACTCGAACGAGGTCTGGTTCGACGACTTCCGCGTTCCGGCCGCGGATCGAATCGGCGAGGAAGGAAACGGGTTCAAATACCTCCTCTCGTTCGCGAACTCCGAGCGGATCAGCATCGCTGCCAACGCCGTCGGAACCGGACAGGCCGCACTCGAGACGGCCGCATCCTACGCCAGGGAGCGCGAAGTCTTCGACAACTCCATCGGCACCTATCAGGCGATTCAGCATCCGCTCGCGGACTCGTGGACCAAACTGACGCAGGCGGAACTGATGATTCGGAAGGCCGCGTGGCTGTACGACAACGACAAAAATTCGGGTCCAGAGGCTAACGCCGTCAAACTCCGCGCGAGCGAGGACGCGATCGAGGCCTGCGAGCGCGCCGTTCGCGTTCACGGCGGAATGGGGTACGCGAGGGAGTACGACGTGGAGCGATACTGGCGCGAAGTCATGATCAACGTGCTCGCACCGATCTCGAACGAGATGGTCAAAAACTACATCGCACAGCACGTCCTCGATCTTCCGCGCTCTTACTGA
- a CDS encoding CaiB/BaiF CoA-transferase family protein has translation MTTTESARQLPLSGITVVELGNLVAAPFTGLMLGDLGADVIKVERPGTGDMIRQSGDSGDAIFTALNRNKRSATIDLQSDAGREAYHELVAVADIVVENLRPGVTERLGIGYDALSDDRDDLIYVSIAGFLQGGPYEDRPGMDVVGQAMSGMMRMTGQPGGKPLRAGTSVIDIGTGVYGAFGAMLALWMRETTGTGQKIDAGLFETASHWSHYWTIFAQLFGDHPPLGSSHPAFGLYDVFETEPDEWLFVGVITERHWPAFCEAIDAPELLADERFETNEGRQENDDTLYDLIQETLRGRDRSAVVDALLDAGVPSAPVNHPSELLDDPHLTALDLLVETQSDDDETVQAMLTPLAGTDIGVSHRRDPPNLGENTAAIFESVGLSDRYAELEANGAFGDESANNE, from the coding sequence ATGACAACTACTGAATCAGCAAGGCAACTTCCGCTGTCCGGAATCACCGTCGTCGAACTCGGCAACCTCGTCGCCGCACCCTTCACGGGACTCATGCTCGGCGATCTCGGTGCCGACGTGATCAAAGTCGAACGGCCCGGAACCGGCGACATGATTCGCCAGTCCGGCGACTCCGGCGACGCGATCTTTACGGCGCTCAACCGAAACAAACGCAGCGCGACGATCGATCTCCAGAGCGACGCCGGACGCGAGGCCTACCACGAACTCGTCGCGGTGGCCGATATCGTCGTCGAGAACCTCCGACCCGGCGTCACCGAACGACTGGGTATCGGGTACGACGCGCTCAGCGACGATCGCGACGACCTGATTTACGTCTCCATCGCCGGCTTCCTGCAGGGGGGCCCGTACGAGGACCGGCCGGGGATGGACGTCGTCGGCCAGGCCATGTCGGGGATGATGCGGATGACCGGCCAGCCGGGCGGAAAGCCGCTTCGGGCGGGAACGTCGGTGATCGATATCGGAACCGGCGTCTACGGTGCGTTCGGGGCGATGCTGGCGCTGTGGATGCGCGAAACGACCGGGACGGGCCAAAAGATCGACGCCGGGCTCTTCGAAACGGCCTCTCACTGGTCTCACTACTGGACGATCTTCGCGCAGCTCTTCGGCGACCATCCGCCGCTGGGCTCCTCCCATCCCGCGTTCGGCCTCTACGATGTGTTCGAGACCGAACCGGACGAGTGGCTATTCGTCGGCGTCATCACCGAACGCCACTGGCCCGCGTTTTGCGAGGCCATCGACGCGCCGGAGTTGCTCGCGGACGAGCGCTTCGAGACGAACGAGGGGCGACAGGAGAACGACGACACGCTCTACGATCTGATTCAGGAGACGCTTCGCGGCCGCGATCGATCGGCGGTGGTCGACGCGCTACTGGACGCCGGCGTCCCATCAGCTCCCGTCAATCACCCGTCGGAACTGCTCGACGATCCGCACCTGACTGCGCTGGACCTCCTCGTGGAGACTCAGTCGGACGACGACGAAACGGTTCAGGCGATGCTCACGCCGTTGGCGGGGACCGACATCGGCGTCTCACACCGTCGCGACCCCCCGAATCTCGGCGAAAACACGGCGGCTATTTTCGAATCGGTCGGACTGAGCGATCGGTACGCCGAACTCGAGGCGAACGGCGCGTTCGGCGACGAGTCAGCGAATAACGAGTGA
- a CDS encoding CaiB/BaiF CoA-transferase family protein, which translates to MEAAKSPETDVLPLDGITVVDLTQVAAGPFATMALGDLGAEVIKIEAVGRGDRSRDIQPTPAYFDTLNRNKYSVAIDLKSDAGQEAAQRLVADADVFIESTKPGRAESFGLGYETVSELNPELIYCSISGFGRDSPYEDLPAWDMLIQGMSGIMSITGEEGGEPLWSGLPSGDLIAGSYASQSVLAALYARERGRIDGEWIEVPMLDAAITWLTARAGYTFGYDEPFPRLGTHHPSIVPFGKYDCADGPIIIAAGTPDFWRGFCRALERPELLEDDRFATMEDRVENREELDDILEPILESEPSEYWIDRLHAETVPAGPIYDTKTVWEDDHVKQRELHQVMERDDREDADVIDQPVHFAQLGTQLEVAPQQLGESTDSILERHGYSADELSQLREDGVIQ; encoded by the coding sequence ATGGAGGCAGCGAAATCCCCTGAGACGGACGTGTTACCCCTCGACGGAATCACCGTTGTCGATCTGACCCAGGTCGCAGCCGGCCCGTTCGCGACGATGGCCCTCGGCGACCTCGGCGCGGAAGTGATCAAGATCGAAGCGGTCGGACGCGGCGACCGAAGTCGGGACATTCAGCCCACACCAGCCTACTTCGACACCCTGAATCGGAACAAGTACAGCGTCGCCATCGATCTCAAGAGCGACGCGGGGCAGGAAGCGGCTCAGCGGCTCGTCGCCGACGCCGACGTGTTCATCGAGAGCACGAAACCGGGACGCGCCGAGTCGTTCGGACTCGGATACGAGACCGTGTCCGAACTGAATCCGGAGCTCATCTACTGTTCGATCTCCGGATTCGGCCGCGACAGCCCGTACGAGGACCTGCCGGCGTGGGACATGCTGATCCAGGGAATGAGCGGGATCATGAGCATCACCGGCGAAGAAGGCGGGGAACCGCTGTGGTCGGGGCTTCCCAGCGGCGACCTCATCGCCGGTTCGTATGCTAGCCAGAGCGTTCTCGCCGCGCTGTACGCTCGAGAGCGAGGCCGCATCGACGGCGAGTGGATCGAAGTCCCCATGTTGGACGCCGCCATCACCTGGCTCACCGCTCGCGCCGGCTACACGTTCGGCTACGACGAGCCGTTCCCGCGACTCGGCACGCACCACCCGTCGATCGTCCCCTTCGGAAAGTACGACTGCGCCGACGGACCGATCATCATCGCAGCGGGGACGCCGGACTTCTGGCGCGGCTTCTGCCGCGCGCTCGAGCGGCCGGAGCTGCTCGAGGACGACCGGTTCGCCACGATGGAAGACCGGGTCGAAAACCGGGAGGAACTGGACGACATCCTCGAACCGATTCTGGAATCGGAACCGAGCGAGTACTGGATCGATCGCCTTCACGCGGAAACCGTTCCCGCCGGCCCGATTTACGATACGAAAACGGTCTGGGAGGACGACCACGTGAAACAGCGCGAACTCCATCAGGTCATGGAACGCGACGACCGGGAGGACGCGGACGTGATCGATCAACCCGTCCACTTCGCCCAGCTCGGGACCCAACTCGAGGTCGCACCCCAGCAGTTGGGAGAGAGCACCGACTCGATCCTCGAGCGCCACGGCTACTCGGCGGACGAACTCTCCCAGCTTCGCGAGGACGGCGTCATCCAGTAG
- a CDS encoding enoyl-CoA hydratase/isomerase family protein gives MSDDVVTATVMEGVGRMQIERPESLNAFTPRVLEELHDAIRSFEADDDVRSILFTAAGDKAFCAGVDLGDEGGLSESTPEALDTVHRAQRVLKALRRTPLPVVGGVNGYAMGAGMDLALGCDIRVVRADAELSQSYVNVGLSPGDGGAYMLPRLVGEEVAKDLIFSGRRVSGTEAKELGIASTVVDGDAERTREVAFDRARELADGPTVALGNAKQLVNEAHDVNMETGLEHAIEALGECRETDDHAEAIAAFDEKREPDFRGE, from the coding sequence ATGTCCGATGACGTAGTTACTGCCACCGTTATGGAAGGAGTCGGTCGCATGCAAATCGAACGTCCGGAGAGCCTGAACGCGTTCACCCCGCGCGTCCTCGAGGAGTTACACGACGCGATTCGGTCGTTCGAAGCGGACGACGACGTCCGTTCGATCCTGTTCACGGCCGCCGGTGACAAGGCGTTCTGCGCCGGCGTCGATCTCGGGGACGAAGGCGGGCTCTCGGAATCGACGCCGGAGGCGCTGGATACCGTCCACCGAGCACAGCGTGTGCTCAAGGCGCTCCGACGCACGCCGCTTCCCGTCGTCGGCGGCGTCAACGGCTACGCGATGGGTGCCGGGATGGATCTCGCGCTGGGCTGTGACATCCGAGTGGTCCGAGCCGACGCCGAACTGAGCCAATCGTACGTGAACGTGGGGCTGTCGCCGGGGGACGGCGGCGCGTACATGCTTCCCCGTCTCGTCGGCGAAGAGGTCGCGAAGGACTTGATCTTCTCCGGTCGTCGCGTCTCCGGGACGGAGGCCAAGGAACTGGGCATCGCCTCGACGGTCGTCGATGGAGACGCCGAGCGCACTCGAGAGGTCGCCTTCGACCGGGCCCGCGAGCTAGCGGACGGGCCCACCGTCGCGCTCGGGAACGCGAAGCAACTCGTCAACGAGGCCCACGACGTCAACATGGAGACGGGGCTCGAGCACGCGATCGAGGCGCTCGGCGAGTGTCGCGAAACGGACGACCACGCGGAGGCCATCGCCGCGTTCGACGAAAAACGAGAGCCCGATTTCCGGGGCGAGTAA
- a CDS encoding enoyl-CoA hydratase/isomerase family protein — MSEKVLLDVSDRIATLTVNNPDKRNAMDRETRTALRGRLDDIDANDDIGVVVLRGKGDSYIAGGDIEAFAEFDRVDALEYLTNYGQGLYNDVADLTVPTIAAIDGYAFGGGLEVSLACDLRVATPDATVGLPEVGLGILPGGGGTQRLAHVAGAGVAKDLIFTGRAVDAEEAATLGIVNRVYEPDEFDDSVRELAETIAANAPLALRLAKESINRGLDDEGGLDFERIACAFLFGTADQQEGAEAFLEKRDPAFEGR, encoded by the coding sequence ATGTCCGAGAAGGTCCTGCTCGACGTTTCGGATCGAATAGCCACGCTAACCGTCAACAATCCCGACAAACGGAACGCGATGGATCGGGAAACACGGACCGCGCTCCGCGGCCGGCTCGACGATATCGACGCGAACGACGATATCGGGGTCGTCGTCCTCCGGGGAAAAGGCGACTCGTACATCGCCGGCGGCGACATCGAGGCGTTCGCCGAGTTCGACCGAGTCGACGCGCTCGAGTACCTGACGAACTACGGGCAGGGACTGTACAACGACGTCGCTGATCTCACCGTGCCGACGATTGCCGCGATCGACGGCTACGCCTTCGGCGGCGGTCTGGAAGTCTCGCTCGCCTGTGATCTGCGCGTCGCGACGCCGGACGCGACGGTCGGGCTCCCGGAAGTCGGCCTCGGGATCCTCCCCGGCGGTGGCGGCACCCAGCGCCTCGCCCACGTCGCGGGTGCCGGCGTCGCGAAGGATCTCATCTTCACCGGCCGTGCGGTCGACGCCGAGGAGGCCGCGACTCTCGGGATCGTCAACCGCGTCTACGAACCGGACGAGTTCGACGACTCCGTCCGCGAGTTAGCGGAAACCATCGCCGCGAACGCGCCCTTGGCGCTCCGACTGGCGAAGGAGTCGATCAACCGCGGGCTGGACGACGAAGGGGGGCTCGATTTCGAGCGGATCGCGTGTGCGTTCCTGTTCGGGACGGCGGACCAGCAGGAGGGCGCAGAAGCGTTCCTCGAGAAGCGCGATCCGGCCTTCGAGGGGCGTTGA
- a CDS encoding SDR family oxidoreductase, with protein sequence MLGSMADQNPFGRMAEPEDIAGGVAFVASDDAAFVTGQVLSVSGGLTMVG encoded by the coding sequence ATCCTCGGTAGCATGGCGGATCAGAACCCCTTCGGACGGATGGCGGAACCGGAGGACATCGCGGGTGGCGTCGCGTTCGTGGCATCGGACGACGCGGCGTTCGTCACCGGCCAGGTGCTGAGCGTCTCCGGCGGGCTAACGATGGTCGGGTAG
- a CDS encoding enoyl-CoA hydratase/isomerase family protein: MSVTLDRDTDLNNVAHLRLDFGDLNLFSPDAIVTLRDRVETVSDDVSVLTIGPDADDGVGGLTAGLKLDEVKDYSVSEARAMLTNLYELMQGVRNLDAVTVCRCGEYALGGGLELAMSCDFRVATEDAALGLPEIDAGLVTGIQGGLLVRLVGLQAAKEIVYTGEPVSGLDAEELGLVNRAVAPDAYDETVDHLVETLASKSPRIIQWQTQVFRALRSNGVESGIDHSLETIAACFDTYDQQEAMTAFLENREPEFQGR; the protein is encoded by the coding sequence ATGTCCGTAACCCTCGACCGCGATACCGACCTGAATAACGTCGCCCACCTCCGACTGGACTTCGGCGATCTGAACCTGTTCTCTCCCGACGCGATCGTTACCCTCCGTGATCGGGTCGAAACCGTCTCCGACGACGTTTCGGTCCTCACTATCGGCCCCGATGCCGACGACGGCGTCGGCGGACTGACCGCCGGTCTGAAGCTCGACGAGGTGAAGGACTACTCCGTCTCCGAAGCGCGGGCGATGCTGACGAACCTGTACGAACTCATGCAAGGGGTCCGGAACCTCGACGCAGTCACCGTCTGTCGGTGTGGCGAGTACGCGCTCGGCGGCGGGCTCGAGCTCGCGATGTCGTGTGACTTTCGCGTCGCGACCGAGGACGCCGCGCTCGGACTCCCGGAGATCGACGCGGGGCTCGTCACCGGCATCCAGGGCGGACTCCTCGTTCGACTGGTCGGTCTTCAGGCCGCAAAGGAGATCGTCTACACGGGTGAACCGGTTTCCGGGCTGGACGCCGAGGAACTCGGGTTAGTCAACCGGGCGGTCGCGCCGGACGCGTACGACGAGACCGTCGACCACCTCGTCGAAACGCTGGCGAGCAAGAGTCCGCGCATCATCCAGTGGCAGACGCAGGTCTTTCGGGCGCTCCGATCGAACGGCGTCGAATCGGGTATCGATCACAGCCTCGAGACGATCGCCGCCTGTTTCGATACGTACGATCAACAGGAGGCGATGACGGCGTTCCTCGAGAACCGGGAGCCGGAGTTTCAGGGGCGGTAA